A part of Thermotoga petrophila RKU-1 genomic DNA contains:
- a CDS encoding ABC transporter permease, which yields MRLLRHFWISYKGVSLWLNWKAYAAEKIINPIFRLLFYSTLLAYGYKTLHDARAFIIANIMALSSISVFKGLGIIFFSERDQGSLIFFVVSPSSKFKVMLKKMPFHIIDALATVILGLAVSFCFLKLDPSITASLFAHMTIGVLALSSFGMTVAALGLLTRDINMLLGVAEMLVFILSGASFPIERLPVFFRWLSQLLPLSRSVESIIYALQGFKMKAWISSAWEAAVGLAYLVLAYFTLRLIEFAARKYGNIDMY from the coding sequence GTGAGGCTGCTCAGACATTTTTGGATTTCGTACAAAGGGGTTTCCCTGTGGCTGAACTGGAAAGCCTATGCCGCTGAAAAGATCATCAATCCGATTTTTCGGCTGCTCTTTTACTCAACACTTCTTGCATATGGATATAAAACGCTGCACGATGCGAGAGCTTTCATAATAGCAAATATCATGGCTCTGTCTTCAATAAGCGTTTTTAAAGGGCTCGGCATAATATTTTTCTCCGAGCGAGATCAGGGATCGTTGATTTTCTTCGTTGTTTCGCCTTCATCGAAATTCAAAGTAATGCTAAAAAAGATGCCTTTTCACATAATCGATGCACTGGCCACGGTGATTCTGGGACTGGCTGTTTCATTTTGCTTTTTAAAACTTGATCCCTCCATTACTGCGAGCCTTTTTGCCCATATGACGATAGGTGTACTGGCTCTGAGCAGTTTCGGAATGACGGTGGCAGCTCTTGGACTGCTGACGAGAGATATCAACATGCTTCTTGGTGTTGCAGAGATGTTGGTTTTCATTTTGAGCGGTGCAAGTTTTCCTATAGAAAGACTGCCCGTGTTTTTCAGATGGCTTTCACAGCTTTTGCCGCTTTCGCGTTCGGTCGAAAGCATAATATACGCTCTGCAAGGATTTAAAATGAAGGCCTGGATTTCAAGTGCCTGGGAAGCGGCAGTAGGTCTTGCATACCTCGTTTTGGCCTATTTCACACTGCGGTTGATTGAATTTGCAGCAAGAAAGTACGGAAACATCGATATGTATTAG
- a CDS encoding type II toxin-antitoxin system HicA family toxin, with translation MRYETTEGCICGSFDKLEDLEYEVVRQRGSHVRLSYRGKHFITVPVHKM, from the coding sequence TTGCGGTATGAAACTACCGAGGGATGTATCTGCGGATCGTTTGATAAGTTAGAAGATCTAGAATATGAGGTTGTCAGACAACGAGGGAGTCACGTACGTCTCTCCTATAGAGGAAAACACTTCATAACCGTACCGGTTCACAAGATGTAG